The Ipomoea triloba cultivar NCNSP0323 chromosome 13, ASM357664v1 genomic interval AGTTGTTATTCTTTCCTCAGACAGTATGCTGAAGATTCATTCTCTCATGCATCATGCCTAGTTACACCCAAGAATATTATATCTTATCCACAGGTTGGTTTTTAATGTTTATGCCTTGCCATTTGAAATAAGGTTGAAGTTATAACTAGGAATGCAGAAACCTGTATTGGGGGGGGATACGTGCCACCAAATCCTGAAATGATAAATATCATCTTATagcattttatttataattaattgtaggTCTGGAAAGGTCAAGGATCAAGGAAATGGAAACATGGTCAAAGTGATGGATTCTTCATTCAATTTGAATCACCTTCTACACGCAAGCTCTGGTTTATTCCTAGTTCAACTGAGAACGGAAAAATCTTGTGCAGGTCTCTTCTCTTACCCTCTCTTAAGTCTTAACATTTACTTTGTTTTGGTCATTGCCATGATAATCTCTCTCCTCTAGACTAAACCAATAACTAAGACTAATTTGTTTGAAATTATATAATAGCTGAACACAAGATTGAATGCATATTTAGATTCACATAATTGACTAACACATTTGACAAACAATGGCTTCATTTGGTCATGCACTCAAGAAATCAATCGTATTTTCTTCAGGGATCCGGTGTCTTTGGATATAAGTGTACATGAACTTATTCCTCGCCTGTTCAAGCAAATATAGGCAATACTGGTCAGAATTTATTCTGTGGCTGATGACCTTGAAAAAACTGGGAGTCCTATGGTTACGTAGACAAGATCCCTGTAATGCTGCTTTGGTAGGGTGCAAGGTACAAAATTGGAAGACAGCAGCTTCACAACACAGGAATGCGTAGGACTCTACATGTATGCATTATCGAACCTTGGTGAGAGTTTGGGTGAGCTTTTATGCAGTGATGTTTTCATGGCAGTTTCACCACTAAGTTTAATTTTGCAAGTCTGATCTCTTCATGTATTTGTGAGCCTTGATTGTGATGAATGGCAGatttacaaaattttgaatgcTTCAGTTTTTGAAACTTGGAATAAGATGAAGTAATTATTTTGCCAATGGCTAATAACTTCTATCCATTTTCTTCAATGATTCCAAAACTTACAGAACATGCAGAAATCTTGAAACCTCATTCCTTGATAATATGGTAGAACATAATTATACTTCAAATGGAAGGAAATGGTAAACTTTCTCACCACTCATCATCTATACACCTTGAGATCCTAAAACCCACCAAGCAACTCAAATATGAATCTCCTCACAGACGATGTAAGTTGAACTCGAGACATATTAAATGAATGATGATGTAAGTTGAACTCGAGACATATTAAATGAATGATAATCTACTTTTTCCTTAAGTGATTCAAATTTTATCAAGGATAGAAAAATGATGTATGGATTATGCTCAATAGGAATAAGATGAAGCATTTATTTTGACAATGGCTACTAACTTGTGGCCATATTCTTTCAATGATTCAAAAACCTACAGAACAGAATATTGAAACCTCATTCCTTGATTACAAGGTGAAAGATAATTAAACTTCTTGCAGTTATTCTATGCTACATTATCATCCCTGCCTGCATTTCATTATACATTTTCATCTGATGCTGCATTCTCCATTGCAGTGGCCTTTGCCTTGCAGGTATGAAGAATGTAATTGCATGTGTTTACTGCTTCTGCAACTGTCAAATATATCCACTCTTTTCCAATTGACTCTGTCAGCTCTGACTTCTCAAGCTTCTTCATAACCTCCCCTCCAGGGTTTGCTAATACAAGCTAAATCAAGAAACAGACAAAATTATTACATGAATTGCAGAAATGTCAGATGGGGGGGTGGGAATATGTTGTGTTTGTACCTTGAGATTTCTCCTGTCTAAATTTTTCTTCACTTCATCAAGCATGGTAATCCCACTTGTATCAATGTTTCCAACAGCTGTGATTTGATTCCAACAACATTAGTAAACCGTGCTATTGGTGTTAGGTGACACTGTCTTACGTTAGATGTTTAGTGTTATGTGAGTCGTGTCATTTAAGATGTTTTATGGAAGTTTCGTGAAGCTGTCTTATGTCTGATGTTTAGCGTTATGTGATTCGTGTCATGTTTTATGGAAGTTTCAAAAGGGAAGGAAATGGTAAACTTTCTCACCACTCATATCCAGGATGACATATTGCAGCTCAACCCCTCCCATACTGTTTCTCTTCTCTTCCTCCTCATCTATCCATCTCGAGATCCTAAAACCCACCAAGCATGAGGCGATGAGAATTGAACTTGAGACTTTATGATTATGTCATTGACTATATTAGTCGAGACATGTTAAGTGAACGATAATCGTACCTTTCCCTCAAGTAACTGGCATTTGCAAAGTATATTGGAGCACCTATGTGGAGGACAAGGATCCCGGGCACGCTTGCCGCCTTCGGGTACTGATCAACACTTCTGTAAGTGATGGAATTGGGGATGTTGCCTAAGATCATAGTCTTAGGCCTTGCAACAAACAAAAGCACCCTCAGAAGAGACAGCATCAACTGTTATATATCAAAAGCACAGTTCTGTCAGTACAGAAAACCGGAGAATTGAAGTAAATGCAGCCACGGGTTTTGGTTGTCGTACCGCGACAACCAGGCCGATTTGGATGCTGCCGAAGACCACGCCAATGTAGGCACTGATGCAGACGAGGAAGTCGAACTTGTCAAGCTTCCATAAATGGATGGCAGCTTCATAGTCAATGAGGCCAAGCATGGCTGTGATGATAATGGAGGAGAGCACCACCAGAGGTGTGTAGTGGAAGAGTGGTGTGAGGAAGAGCAGTGTGATCATCACGGCCGTGGCCATTACTATGTTTGACACTGCTGTCTTGCATCCTGCATTGAAGTTCACTGCTGTCCTGGAAAATGGCCCTGAAACATATAGTGGAATATAATCAATTCTCAAGGTTCAAACTTTGTGAATTAAGATAGTTTTCTTTGGATGCAAAAGGCGAAATCACTCGTTTCAGGAGCCCACATTCTGGCCCTAGCTACACTCTTTAGGTAGGAGGATTAGTACCTGGTGTCCACAAGAGGGTGAAACTCTCACATCGGAGGCCCCACACTTTAGCCCAATAGGCCCCTTAATTAGGTGGGAATACCGAGTACCAGAACCTGGTGTCCACAAGGATCCACCCCTACAAGAGGGTGAAACTCTTACACCGAAGGCTCCCTACCCCAGTTCTACATGCCCCTTAGGTTAGAGGACCAATACCCAGTGCCCACAAGGAGTCACCCTTGCACGAGGGTGAAACTCCCACAAGGTAGCTGTCAGGATCCTGTGTTCTTGGATGCAATTTGCCACCCAGAAACTAATTGAGCTACCCGTGAGGACATTAGGATAGCTTTCTACCATTAGtatcaaactaataaaaaaaattgtcgtCCCAACTAAGTTGATAATTAGACTACACAAATGAAAGTATACCCGTGGTCAAGTAACAAGAAGTGCAAGAGCCAGCAATGTTCATGATCCCAAAGGCTATCATCTCTTTGTTGCCATCAATGTGATAGTTCTTGAACATGGCAAAGCTTCTCCCCACTGCAATTCCTTCCTGGATTTCCCACAATCAAACACCCCATTAACAATACTTCTCGAAAAAAATCCACTCTACTTTTAATCCCTCAACTATAACAATAATTCAAAACTTATCACCCTTCACCCGTCACTCCTGACATCAAAATTAATCCCGACAACTTATCACAAAAATCCACATACCAAAAAAGCTACTATTTTGGTACCATGCAAGCTCAACTAACAATATGGTCATGATGGAAAAGACAAGTTTATCTGACTAGGTTGCAGCTTCATTATTGGGCTTGGGGGCATTCAAAGATTGCAGTAGGACATGATGGATAGGGTTAGGGTAGAAAGTGGCATAAAAAGATAAAGATGATGATGCAATATAGTGTACTGCAAATCGCAAATtaaatgatatgatatgatgataaCTTACAGCCAGAGCAATGACACCCGTGACCACTCCTGTCTTAATGGCGGTGGCGAGGTAGGGTGACCCAAATGCCAATTCAGAAGATGAGGGTGGATTTAGCCCTTTCTTCAAGTGTCCAATCTTCATACCAATTCAAAACAAAAGACAATTTGTTGTAAGTTTCAGGATAATCTTCCCACTTGGGTATTCTTGTTTTTTGTGTCTATTGTGGAATATATTACTATTACTAAGAGATAAGCCAGTCTAGATTAGTCAAATCGAACCGTTCAAATCAAAAAGGTTAATAGACAACTTTCACAaggagtcaaacttgaaaccttgtgattaccaaaCCAATTATCAGACCagcttgactaaagttattgtATACTTCTTATTTTGTCGGAGTACATAGAAAGAAAGTATAACTTGTAAAGCACTTAAACACAATGTATAACTTTACGTATCACATGATATTTTAATCCAcaaatttgtgtaaaattttacgtttttttttaggtggagggggggggggggggggNNNNNNNNNNNNNNNNNNNNNNNNNNNNNNNNNNNNNNNNNNNNNNNNNNNNNNNNNNNNNNNNNNNNNNNNNNNNNNNNNNNNNNNNNNNNNNNNNNNNNNNNNNNNNNNNNNNNNNNNNNNNNNNNNNNNNNNNNNNNNNNNNNNNNNNNNNNNNNNNNNNNNNNNNNNNNNNNNNNNNNNNNNNNNNNNNNNNNNNNNNNNNNNNNNNNNNNNNNNNNNNNNNNNNNNNNNNNNNNNNNNNNNNNNNNNNNNNNNNNNNNNNNNNNNNNNNNNNNNNNNNNNNNNNNNNNNNNNNNNNNNNNNNNNNNNNNNNNNNNNNNNNNNNNNNNNNNNNNNNNNNNNNNNNNNNNNNNNNNNNNNNNNNNNNNNNNNNNNNNNNNNNNNNNNNNNNNNNNNNNNNNNNNNNNNNNNNNNNNNNNNNNNNNNNNNNNNNNNNNNNNNNNNNNNNNNNNNNNNNNNNNNNNNNNNNNNNNNNNNNNNNNNNNNNNNNNNNNNNNNNNNNNNNNNNNNNNNNNNNNNNNNNNNNNNNNNNNNNNNNNNNNNNNNNNNNNNNNNNNNNNNNNNNNNNNNNNNNNNNNNNNNNNNNNNNNNNNNNNNNNNNNNNNNNNNNNNNNNNNNNNNNNNNNNNNNNNNNNNNNNNNNNNNNNNNNNNNNNNNNNNNNNNNNNNNNNNNNNNNNNNNNNNNNNNNNNNNNNNNNNNNNNNNNNNNNNNNggggggggggggggggggggggggggggggttgtaaTTACCACTTGGACTCCATGTTTTTCAGCGTGGGTGAAATAGACCAAGACACTTCCAAGGATGACGGACGTTAGTGGTGCCATGGCATTTATCCAGAAGAAAGCTGGTTTCTTTTTGCTCTGTTAAATAAGTCGTCACGGAAAACAATTACGTTAAATAGTGTCTCCATAAATTGGACacaaaatatactaatattattgtaattattattattattattatatttagattcataaatgtttaatataaaatgaattCATCACTTACAAAGTATTTGGTCagcaagaggaagaagagaaaacAGCAACCTAGTACCCCACTTTCCCATCTCCACTGCACAGTTTAACAtcattatttagtatttaaacAAACGaaagtcttcaaaaaaaaaaaaaaacaaacgaaAAGTAATGCAATATAAAGTAAAGTCACATTTAATTGTACTTTGTGATTGATTAGATCTGTTCCTTTCTATTTTAAGTCACTtagacacattatatgcaacaTGAAAGTGAGAAACATCATGTAATTAAGGAGACAAAAGATAGAGGATTAATTAAGAGATAGATGGGGAAAGGGAAAGAAGATGAGATGATGATAAGGTGATGAAGGAACCTGATGTGTTTGGGTAAAAATGGATCGCATGACAGACACTAAGTCAGTGCCATGTGTAAAATGAACCAGTCCAAGGATTCCTTTCAGTTGTTGCAGGCACACCACTGTGGCTGCTCCTCCCATGAATCCCAATATGGTTGCATGCGACAGAAAGTCCACAATCAATCCCAGCCTGGAAAAACAATAAGTGTACAAACATTTATCACTTATTTCctcataaaaatataattatctacAACCGTGCCTCTTACACGAGATATAACTCAATAATAATGTCAATTTGCATCAGGTATAACCAGAAAACATTTTACTGTTTTTATTGTTGTGCTAACACTTTGACTCCGTTACCCGAAGGGTCACAATGTAAACTATAGGCAAGGTTGTCTAATGAtcagttaaaataaaaaaaagttaatagacAGCTTTTATTTGATAACCAAATAAACTGTCTAACTAACTTGACTAGTACTGCCCTTAGGCTGAAAATTGTATTCAGCAATTCACATGGTACCAATGGAGACcttagaatttttcaccaataATTCATTAGTAAGACAAATAACCAATTATTCCATTTGTTCCTCtaaagatgtttttttttttttttttgtcctttcaCATTCTGCGGAACATGGACAGTGATTGCAGAACCTGTGACTACTgagaatataataatgttaagTCGTGCATGTTAGCATGTAGACAGCAGGCAAGACCAATTATGTTACTATATTTTCTTGTTCAAATCttatatatggaaaaaaaatgttaaagcGGCTACAAGACGCCGAACATCATATATAGTACTAGAAAACTGACCTTAAAAAGCCTAAAGAAGCTTGAAAAAGTCCGGCGAAGAAAGTTGCAGTGAGGACTAGTTGAACGTAGAGGGTGGGGTTCTGCTTAGGGTTCACTTCTTGTCCGATCATGGCCGCCATGAGAAGCGACGGGACAGCCACCGTGCCGATGGCCAAATCTTTTGAGCTTCCGAGCATGGCGTACACCAATGGCGGCACGAAACTCGAATCTGCgtttaatgtttaattaagACAGGATTAAACATTAAcggatactacaatgtaatagagttagttgcattaaaaaaaaagacagaaTTAAAAAAGTGTACAACTTTAATAAGGTCATAGGCTGCATGTTACTCCCTCGgtccattttatgtgtctggttttGTTATACAagcaaagttatttttaattcaatattcCTAGTTTGACCaaaagacagataaaatgagagagagagtagTAAATTGCGGCTGCTGGTTCTTACATAATCCGATGACGGGAGGAAGGCTGGCTAAGCCGGCGTAGCTTATCCCCTGAGGGACGGCGAGGCTGGCGATGGTGATTCCGGCGACGACGTCGGCCTTGAAGGACTGGAAAGTGTAGCGCGGGGCCCACTCGAAGATGGGGACGAAGTACTGCATCCCCAGCACCAATTTCCTGGGGAGTGGCTGGTTCTTGAATTGCCGGAATGGGTCGTCCGggaagagggtttctttcacgGTGGATTTCACCACCTCGTAGAACGGCTTCGGAGGCGGCGCCTCCACTTCCCCACGGCGTTGCTGCCACTCATAATCGCCATTTCCGCCCATACTGTACTGGTCAACCAGTTAAGCTGTGTCTCAAGGAAAATGGTCAATCAATTAATCTGTGTCTGAGAAGAACAGTCAACCAGTTAAGCTGTattttttagggtttaggttctTGAAATGGTTGAAGTTGGGGTGTATGGGTATTGTGTATAATGAGCAATGGGATCTCTGTTGTGTGATCTTTGGTTTTGAGTTTCTTGGTAGTGAGAATTGAGGAACAGCCTgcaggtgtatatatatagtaacatGAGGGGTGGTATAATGTGGGATGGCCAGTGGGCCCCTCTTGCGGCTAGACAATTTGGTTGTGGGATGAGATCACATCAACTGTCATTacctattttaattttgatattcatttttgtatgtatatatatctatattctatatgacatatacatatttttatcatttgatCACCACTGCAAGAGTGGAGGGGTATTCAATTTGAGAATTTAGTTGAATTAGCAGTTTATTTATCAActgttttaaattattattaatagggATAATGTTATCTCTTGGTAAATGCCGACCATATTCAGATCGACTTTGTTCACCTCCTAACCACAATAAACTCCCGACTAACACCGACCATAGCTGACCACATCACATGTCAGGCATGTCATTTGTATGTTGATTCACCATCCAATCGAGTAGCTATTATAGGGATGATTGGCATCACTGCAAGCTAGGATCACTTGATACACAAAAGACACGTGTGTGTAAGTCATGTCGAAAGTTCGGTCTGTCCCATCCAAAGCTTCTATAAAAGGCTCATTGAATGCACTAATAAGAGGGGGAGAGAGATCGACGCGCTATGAGTGATATATTGAGTTCTCAATCTCTTATATGTACTTAGGAATTAATACTATCAATTATATTAAGCCACTATTTGTGTGGAGGAATCGAAATCAAACGTAATATATTAACGTTTATTTATTCGGTTTTAACATATAtcaaaatcaaactaaaattCCATTCTTTTCATGAGAGAGGACTCTCATCTTACTTTTGTGACATTCAACCAAATCCcatcatttttggtcatttctTATTCATTTTAATAAGTAAGATGTTGATTTAATTCCCTATCAAATAAACATGTTTGTAGAAATTTCAATCTAATCCAAAATCAATAAATTAgtcacaaaatattaaaaaaattagtaaaggtcgattgaaaaaattaatacccataaaaaatcaacaaaataaacccatgacatatatatacaaattaactCAAAATCAAATCAACTGATTCAATTGACATCTTTAGCTGATGAAGcaatataatgaaattgaaGTTGGAAGATTCAAATTTTAGGCGAAAGCAATATGCCATTGCACAGCATGTTTAAATTCATGAATTTTCAAATTCTTAATAGTTCATTCACaatattcaaatttataaaattatcgCCTCAAAATGGGTGACCAAATGATTGGTGTATATTTCTCTTGTCAACATTCTTTCAGTCGAGTTTGTGGGATGTTTACTTCGTTTATGTGACTTGCAAGTTATTACATAGGAGTAAGATATCTTAATGcacacataaataatataacaatagGTTTACTTTGTTGCTAAATTCTTTTTCTAGGATTATCtaagaaaatttaaattctttttatttaaatcacgagatgaatatgaatatgaataaaGTCATGAAGAGAATGATAAATAGTGAAATGATATTTGTAATAAGTTATATACAACACGTTTTGGAGGACGGTATAATGatcaaaggaaagaaagagaTGGACACGTAGCGCGTAGTCAACGGGTTAACTACTTTGGTCAACAATGGTCTTCTACAATCTACACCTCACTGATTTCCCCACTGGCCAACCGCCTTTTGCACTAAGCGTGGGCCCACGCAAAAAAGAATGCCTACGTGGGCAAATTTTATTGGATGCAATCCACTCGGACGAAACGTGGTAGGCGAAGGATTAGGATGCTACGGCGATATTTTTTGCACATAATAAAACCTTATAAAACCGAATCATACCAATAATATCAACCACAAAAGTGACCAcaaatcacattaaaaaaattatatgtaatatgtCTAATTGAAAAAGTACTGACATAAATCGAACTTGTATCTTCATTTTAAGAATCATGTCCTACTTATTCAGATTAGTCTGAACACAGAGCCTAGATATTGGCTCTctgcgcacaaggagccccctcactttgagagggtGCTCCCACACTACTGCGGGTCGGGCTGATGAGAAATTTTCTTTCTTATCAAAAGATTGAATCTCGAATTTCAAAAGCTTCCCATGCCCTGGCCCGacaaatcatggtaactcagttAAATATAAAGGCGGCATTTGTTTATTGTGAGCCCTTTGTTTACTGCGCACAAAAAGTCCGCCTCACTTTGAGATATTGCTCTCACACTATCACGGGTGAGACTCGATTCATACAtggtctttcttcccaaacttcacccctatGATCAACTGAACTGTCCAAGTAGACATGATGAAAAATTTTCTTGATCTAATTTCTGAGTGTGTTATTTTGTCATATCTTAATATATTACCCCGTAATTCTTTTTGAATTCAAGTTTTGATTGAACATTATTTGGAGAGATTCTCAAACACATGTTTCAAGCATAGAGTTTGAACCCCTAATATCTTATATAAGAAATTCAGGATTCTAAGATTcagtgaaatttaaaataaaatgtaacaatatgtcaaatattttgaaatacatttgattgatttaaaaagttattggaataaatttgatcaaattagttataaaaaaatttaatagcaGACGCACtagcaaaaataatattaactctAGCAACTATATTTCAATTTACTTTGATTAAGATTGATCTCAACTACAGTTGGTAGGCTAAATAAGCAATACTTTAAACTTCAATTTAGTTGGATTAAGAGTGATACCAATAATaatagctattaattaagcaatacttttaaatttttggcCGACAAAAAGTAAATCGGCTCCAACCTTTTGCCAGCCAATTGTGCAtataaagattaaataaattgtagCATCAAACCTAACAATCTGGATTTTTGGAAGGCTAAGGAATAACAACTATGTAATGTTCTTACCAACAGGGTGCAAACCACTTGTGTTGTAATCCTACATaatcttaatataataataatcacttgaCAGGAGTGCAAGTTAGGAATTCATACTATTCATCACAACCTGTTTGGGAATTGAGATATCTCCAAATGTGCACTATCTGTGAAGGCCGTATTACAGTTCTAGCCCGCAAAAGATTACAATTAGGTAAACTGAATTAGGTTATCCATCGTTAATCAGTCCATCCAAATTAAGGACAATAAACAGCTCCTATAAGAAGTCGAACTTGAAACTTTGTGCGTTGTTATTAATTGAACTAACCAACCAGCTCAACTGAGAGTTGCCACTGAGTCTCATTTACTTGCACTCATATATGAGAGTACACATACATAAGTGAATTAAACTACTCGTATATTGAGCTAGCTTGATTCAGTAAATGTTTGGATTCGGTTAAGTTTTTGTCATTCAATCTCGAACCCTACGAATAATAAGTCAATTcaaattgaatttgaataaCTTAATATTCAATTCATGGCTTATTACCAGCGTTATCTAGcgatttttcaattttttttatttagtataAATGGATAATTACAAGTTTAAGTTTTACATATGTATATAATCTActtaaaaaatgaacaaatggCTTCCCAATTGAGCTTATTCAAGCTGAACTTAAGCTCAAATTGGGCTTTATAAGATCTCAATTTCAAAATCTCTATGATATGATGTAGATGCATGTCTcactaatataatttatatattgtctCAATTGGAACATTATAATATGATCTTTACCAGTGTGCTTTTCTTATTGGATAAGAGTACTATTGCTCAAACCTTGATGCTTAATTGGTAATTAGACACACTAATCTTTTAACGAGAGTATAAATGATAGGcactcaaatttttattttttaatttcttttttaaaaagaacTACATCTCAAAAGACTAGTTTAATAGGTGGAAAAACTTGATAACAACCCGAGTTTAAGTATCACCTTATGATCTCATATAGAATTGATGtgagaaatgaaaaaatattagttgttaaacataaaatataattattgtatggttctgaaattattttatataataataaacattgtTATAAACTATGATTCTTATCTACAACATAACTACCTATAAATTTTCTTGCAAACACCTTTAAATTTTCTTAGATGTAGacattgattattatttagttcattttgcattaaaaaaaccataaaaattgctttcaaaaaaaaaaaaccataaaaattCATCTAATTCTTCAACATCCACTTTTTAGGGATAATTAATAGCTGCTGCTGGTGTAGCAATAATTCATCAATAATGCCTCCAAGATCCATTGAATCTCTTAAAGTGAACCATTGAAAGTTACCACCACATTCCACATTGTTCTAAGTTCTAACTGAAatgatgatttattattattatttatatatcattttaTGTCATTACAATTCTAAggatattatttgttattataacATTATTGTACTGATTTATAGATATAGTGTCAATTGGAGATAAGCATTCACATAAAGTCATGTAATCCCTAGTTAAAACGCAACTTTGATTTCAAATCTCATTCAAAATTAATCATGGCATATTAATACTAGTATTGCATGATAACTCAAGCTTTGGTATCGTTAGATTTTTATCAGTTATTTTGGTTAGGAAACTGATCATGGTGTGCAGATGTTCGTCAATTAAACAGGTTAGTTAAGCTACCATTGCTTTAGTCATCTCATCGACAATCAACACATGTCACAGCCAGTTTGAGCACCCATCTGAGAGTTGCCACATTAGCTGATTTTCAGTATGTGTTTCCTATTCCACCAGCATAAATAAGTTCCCTTATTTCTCAACAAGCATAACTTCCTACTAAATACACTATTTACATCCAATTAAGCTATTAGCTAGCTAGCAATGAATTTTCATATTGCACCTCAAATTCGAGAATCCCCGCATACCCTGATCCTAGACAGACTTTTAAAGTCTAAGTCCAGGAGTAAATTTTGGAATGTATCTTAACGGGACAAATACATATTGGTGTTCTCGGTAGGTTGTGAACTTGGACACATCGGCGGCTAGACAAGCTAGTTGATTGTGTTTTAGTGGGATTGACATATCCACATCTAAATAGTGGCTTTTAGAACAGCCTCTGAGTTTGAGTTGTGACATAAAGTAACTGTAACAACTCCCACTAAAACGATGTATTATTGAGAATATTGATGATGCTGCAACAGAAATCATGGAACAAACATAATAATTAGTA includes:
- the LOC116002071 gene encoding sulfate transporter 3.1-like, whose product is MGGNGDYEWQQRRGEVEAPPPKPFYEVVKSTVKETLFPDDPFRQFKNQPLPRKLVLGMQYFVPIFEWAPRYTFQSFKADVVAGITIASLAVPQGISYAGLASLPPVIGLYSSFVPPLVYAMLGSSKDLAIGTVAVPSLLMAAMIGQEVNPKQNPTLYVQLVLTATFFAGLFQASLGFLRLGLIVDFLSHATILGFMGGAATVVCLQQLKGILGLVHFTHGTDLVSVMRSIFTQTHQWRWESGVLGCCFLFFLLLTKYFSKKKPAFFWINAMAPLTSVILGSVLVYFTHAEKHGVQVIGHLKKGLNPPSSSELAFGSPYLATAIKTGVVTGVIALAEGIAVGRSFAMFKNYHIDGNKEMIAFGIMNIAGSCTSCYLTTGPFSRTAVNFNAGCKTAVSNIVMATAVMITLLFLTPLFHYTPLVVLSSIIITAMLGLIDYEAAIHLWKLDKFDFLVCISAYIGVVFGSIQIGLVVALMLSLLRVLLFVARPKTMILGNIPNSITYRSVDQYPKAASVPGILVLHIGAPIYFANASYLRERISRWIDEEEEKRNSMGGVELQYVILDMSAVGNIDTSGITMLDEVKKNLDRRNLKLVLANPGGEVMKKLEKSELTESIGKEWIYLTVAEAVNTCNYILHTCKAKATAMENAASDENV